Genomic DNA from Kwoniella shandongensis chromosome 10, complete sequence:
GctcatcactctcctcgTTCGTCTCGATCGCGCTGATCTCGCACGCGATACCTTTTTGAGAGCAAGACGGGAAGTCATGTTGAAGCGTGTGAGGGAAATCAAATGTGAGGGGGATATCAGTATCTATATTAGTGAACTGGCGATCGTCTGTTTTACCGTTATTCGACATACGAGTGATTGGTATATCAACGCTTTCAAAGAGAATAAAATGGCATCGGGTGAGTTGCGACgattctcttcttctataTATGTACTAGATGGCTAACGATGTGGGCGGCCGATTGTAGGTTTTGTGACTTGGGCAAAAGAGCAGATTGAGACATTTGCGGACCTCTTCCGGAGACAGGTCTACACTCCAAATACCGAGCAAAGCACCATAGACGAGTGCGTGCACGTCACTGCATCACATAATCGCAAGGTGGGTTGACTCTGCGTGTTCGGTTCTGCCTTACGTGTCACATTTTCCTCCGCCTACAATCCGATTTCTTTCATTGAGATCTTAAGACTGATGAGAATTGATTTCGCACACACAGCTCCTCCGTGATGTCGGTCTCGACTTCACATATCTCCTCTCAACGTTACTCCAACCCGATCCCAAATCATCCAACCCCCATCCTATCTTCAACAATAACGTCATGATGGCTTCCACCCCTGCACCAGGCTACCACATCGAGTCTTCCCCTTATGTCTCACATATACCCGAAACTCCCATCCCTGCCCCTGCCCTAGCACCAGTACCAGTGTCGGGTGGTGGTCGTCGCCCTTCTGCGTCGACTTCCAATTCTGCAATGGGCGGCTCTGGGATGAGACGAGAAGGTTCAAATACGAGTGGATATAGTATGGGAAGACAAGGATCGTATAATGCCGAGATctctggtggtggtggtggcggtggtggtggaggaggaggggggaaTACAGCTCCGTTGAGCATACCCCCAAGAGTGAGAATACCAAGTGCTTCAAATGTAGGAGGTGGCGGGGGAGGAACGGAATCAGGTCGGAATACACCCACATCTGGTGGAGTGAGTCAGAACAATGGTATGACGGATAATGGTCCGCTGTTGCCTCCTCGAagtgagaggagaggaagagcgccACCAAGAAACCCTGACGGGTCGTTGATGTAGCATATAAGTTGGAAGGACTTCACCTCGTTTGTGCGTTTGAGTTGGCTATGCACGGCTTGCAGTGTAACCCATGTGACATCCCCGCAATAAACATCGAAGCCAGTAAAGAGAATCTCCCATCTAGACCACATGATACTTGGACAATGCATAATATCTCTTCGCCTCCACATGTTACTAATCAGCGTCCATTTTAACCGAACATCTTCGCGAATgcctttctttccttctccttcctctcctttctcttcgcctcgacctccttcaAAGCCTTAATCACTCCAGCATCACCAGGAACAGCCTCCAAAGCAGCTTTCAaatccttctcagcctcctcgtcatccttcttctggaTCTCGGCGAGCGCTCGTCTGTAGAGGGCTTTACCCTTTTCGGCAGGAGTGAGGTTGGGAAGTGTGAGTGCGCGagtggtcaaggagatggCGAGGGCGGCGGCTGGTGGGGAGATTTTGAGTGCGGCCAATGCAGCATTGGTGAGCAAGGGGAGACGACTGCGTTGGACACCGTCAGCTTCTAAGATTCTCACTGGTACAAGTAGTAGCGAACAAGTgatactcacgttgaacgGAAAGCTTCGACTTGCTCAGCTGGTGCATCATCCGGCAAGACAGGATGAACGTCGAGATATCGGAGTGCTTTTTGGTATTTATCGAGAGCGATAGCAAATTGACCAGCTTTAAATTCTCTGCAGAAAACGACAACATTCAGTTAGCCATGACACACCCAAGTTGGACAGACCGGAGTCAATACTCACTTTGTGCCAAcgtccttgagcttggtggCTACGCCCAAAGCCTCGTCCGCCTTTTCAGCATCaacaccttcctcatcttgagGATAATCTTCCCAGATATCTTCACCCGCAGCACTTTCTTgtgccttcttcctttcctcatcctccttagcgatctcttcctctgacaATACTCCCGCAGCGGAGATCTTTACTTCCTCATTGGGTTTGTCGGAAGAGGTAGGAATGGACTCGATATGTCTCACAAGACCACGGTTCGATCGCACTCGGCCGAAGACGACGTGCTTCCCGTCAAGATGGGGAGTTGGAACGCTAGTATAACACGTCAATGGAGGATCGTGTCAGCTCCATCACATTTCTAGCAACAGAAAGAAGGGGAACAGAGTATAACTTACgtggtgatgaagaattGAGAACCGTTGGTGTTAGGTCCAGCATTTGCCATAGAGAGCAACATTGGTTTCTCGTGCTTCAAGGTGAAAGCCTCGTCTTCAAACTGTGAATCGGAAAAAATCAGCTCTAACCTGCTCTGATTTGGCATTATGACAAGCGACCTACCTTCTCGCCATAGATAGACTCTCCACCAGTACCATCACCTCTGGTGAAGTCACCACCTTGGAGCATGAACCCCTTTATACATCTGTGAAAGCTTGAACCGGCATAAGCGAGTTGTCGACCCGCGGCGTTGGTCTTGTCCCCAAGACAGAGGTGTTTGAAGTTTTCGGTGGTCTATGGAGAAAGCACAACGTCAGCTCAGAAGTCTTTTGAGCGAATGATAAACTCCATGGAGCGATGGATGATGTAAGGGTGTTTCAGGAGGTAGTGTAGCACAtttgctcactcacctttggcaCGACGTCGTCGAAAAGCTCAAAAGTCAGTCTCCCGGCTGGAGCATCGCCAATGGTGATATCGAAATAAGTGACGGTGTTGGGCATTGTTCTGATAATGCAGCTGGGGATGATGTAGATAGTTCAGATGAGGGTACAGATACGCTTTGAGTATTGTAATAGCTTATGTATAGGTATTAAGTGAAGTGGACCACGGTTCGAGCATGTTCTCTCGcaccaacctccacctcggaCCTCCACCACCGGAAACAGACGAAGCATTTGGCACATTTGAATCGTTATCATGAAATGCAGGATATGTACATTGGAAACTATAAGCAAACGTGAATAATATGTACAGTACAGCAGACAGTAGGATCGCCTAACAATGGAACTTATCGACAGCGAGAATCTCTTGGCGTTGATGACCCCATTCTCTCTCGTATTCCTCAGCATGTAGAATCCTCATATAGCTGCTGTCGGCTGTACGCGCTGATGTGTCATCCGCAATCAGACCATACATCTCGCGAGCTTGCCTTTTCGCCGCTGCAACCTTTTGTTCCAGCTTGATCGCTGccctcttctccgcttgGAGGGAACGGTCTCCTACGACGGATTCGAGCGATTGATTGTATTCGGAGTCGGGAGTGCGTCCAGTCAAGAAGCTGCATCTCCACAGGTTTTCGCCACTCAATGCTTTCATGTCgccaagaggaagatgcagtCCGCTGATGACCATTGTGGGAAGGAAAGAATGTTCTCGGTATAGCTCTTGAGTGGATTGACGCCTAAGTCGTTTGCTGAGATTTCGCTTTATATACTTTGGCAGAGGCGCCCTTATGTTGGTCTTGTTGACCGATCGATCAATCAGCGCCATTGTTTCACTGTGGTAGAGTCAAACTAACCTTTACCATACCGTGACGCCATGTACATTCAGGCTGATTCAGACTTGAACAGAACAATTCAGGATCTGGTCAAGTAACAAGATACCAGTTGCCCCCCGTTTCTCCCTTAATGTTCTGCTGCTCTCGCAGATAAGCTGTGAATTCTGGTTCGAAACGCTTTTCCGCGTCGTAGCAAGCCTGATCAAGGATTGAAGGAAGTTGGACATATCCGATCCAGTCCAGCTGGTCAAGGGCTGTCCATCCGTATGGAGGGGGAGTCGCTGATCTTTTTCAGGGACGAAGAGCCTGGTCGATTGACGCCCAACGTCAACTCGATTGTGCCCATCTCATACATGGCtttgatcactcaccctcgtccaCTAGTCTGAGCGTCAACGAGAAATTGCCGACCACGTTCCCGTACTAGTGCAGCTCCGTTTTGGATCGTCTTTGCCCGTCCTGACAAACGGATTGGTGTCTTTGGTTCGGCCCATCAGACGGAGAtagatgtcaatgtcagGGGTGCTGCGACCGATCCACGGTAGAGGAAGTTCATCCACAGGGCGGTACCAcgtagctcaccttgatggtCCGCATTTGGAGACAAGTCTATTAGGCCGAACTGTTTGGGTCTGCGCTAAATTCCGTGTCCAAGCTGGCGACGTGAGCTTGATCATGCGCGAATTCACAAGCGACGCCATCGAATCGCGTCCACACTCGTGATTTTGTCTGTATACCTAACCAGGAAGAGTTGTCCAGACTGCTAGATCAGTCTTCGACAGAAAAGGTTAACAATCTCTATTTCCCCAACGCCAGTTTGATCCTGGAACTCATTGGTCGACCGCCGACGAAGGCGAGCCATACTCGCGACTGGAGGAGCGCCTTCGAGGAGTAagggcaggaggaggagttaCGATCATTGTCCCCACGGCATGGCGGGAGATCTATGCCAGTGCTAAAAGCAAGAAGCCGAAAGGCGCTGCACCCTCCTTTGAAGAAAGCAGTGGAGGAAATTGGGAAGGACAAGGGAATGCTTTCGCGAGTACTATTCGAGAAAGACTGAGCCGGAACAGTATGGAGACCCCCCCCACCGAGGGATATCCCAATGCGTCTATTCATGCTCGACGTCACGTCGGGAGAGGTAGTGGATGATCAAAGCTGGCTGGGAGATGGGTGCTTTGCGGAACAAGTTTGGAAGTGATAGACTTGTGGGAAGAAAAGGGCTACAGAGTAAACGCTGTCGTCGGTCTGACCGACAGCCAACATGCCTCAGcttggaggatgatggagaagaaagcgcgGTGTGGTAGCGGTGCCGGCGACGGATATACAAGAGTTCGTGATCTGCTGTACTACGTTGGTGGGATGAAAGGGAGCTGTGCACCACTACCAGACCGGGCGGAACAGGTGTCGAGACTAGTTCGATAGGCCTTTTTGGCACGAACTTGATCTATGTTCACGACCTCGACTAGTACCTATGCATATGCGTAGCCTGGCGACAGTCCCAAAGGGTGAGGCACAGAAATTATTAGATGCAGAAACTGTTTCGGTACTCACCACTTCGACTCTCTCGGCCGGAAAGAGTATAGgatgacgagaaggatgCTCTACTTCTTGAAACCACCAAGTGGTTGAACACAGATGCATGATGACCGTGTAGGTTGTATCTGCACAAAAAAAAACGCAACATTTGTCCCGGGGTATTATCGTGCATACAGATACTGAAAGTCACAGATCAAAGTGCTCTCAAGATGAAATTGACTAGAAGACAAGGTGCGGACCACAAAAAAGGTTGGCGAAATGATTGAGTTGGTCTAGGTGTAAAGTTGAAAGAAGGAAACTCAGCAGAGGGCTTAAGCCTCTgactctcgcttcttcttcttcttcttcttttctccgTCGGCAGGCGCGACAGCTCCGTTGGTCTCTGgctcatcgtcgtctgcccttctcttcttggacttcttctctccctcaccgTCCTCAGCTGCCTTCTTAGCTGCCTTGGCCTGATAATCAAACAACTCATCAGTGATCTATTCTGCAATGGGTGACAAGGATGTATTCCAACTTACAGCCTTCTTGGCCTCTTTTCTCgctcttcgctcttccttGGTCTCACCAGCTACCATTGATTCATCGCCGTCCACCTCCATGGTCACATCGGCGACTTCactctttcgcttcttcttcttgtccttcttgtcctccttgccctcttGAGCCTTCTcagctctcttctcctccttgacctccaaCACAGCCTCGACGGCTTGCTTGACGGCTGCTGGGGGTTGAGTCGGCAACATTCCGTTCACGCTGTCAAGAGGCAATGCGTCGGTAGCAGAGTTATATGATCCAGTCGCGCCAGACATCTCGAATCGGGGTTGTTGACGACCGTTGACACCAGAAGTGACCTTTCGGACGGACTGGATACCAGCTTGATGTTCGAGAGCACGTAGACGGGATTCGAGCTTGACTCGGTTGGTAATACCGACTTCGGCGGCAGCGGCATCGGATCGAGAGTCGGCATCCGAAAGGGCATCGACACGGATAGAAAGAGCAGCCTTTGTAGCAACCATACGAGCCATCTTTCCCTTCAATTTTTGAGGTGCTTGACCAATGAGTGATGCCTGCGTTGAAAGATCAGCAACCAGCATGTGAATCGGTGCCATTTCATTGTACTCACGTGGTAGATCAAACCGTACTTGGGCGTATCGTGCTTGGTCTTGAGCGCTCTGAACAGAGCCTTCTCGGCACCGAGAATCTGGACAGTAGATGCCGGGTGCTTGGCCAAGTTCATCAAAGATCCCGCGTGACTGATCAATCTAGCACCGACCAGTTCACCAACAAGGGCAGTGAGGTTGGGAGCAATCGCTTGCATACGATTTCGAAGGTATTCGGAAAGCTGAGTTCGGTATTCGGTAATGGAGATGACTTGGTCACAAAGGGAGTGGATGTGGGCCATGTCGGAGTCAGAGATCTCGGTACCCATAGAAAGCTCGGCAGCAGCCTTGATGGTAGCTTCGAGGTCCTCGGGAAGGATGAGCTCGAAAGAAGTATTCACGGCGTTGGTTCGGAAACCTAATCATGTACAACAATCAGCGATGTTATCTGGGAACAGGATGAACCACACATACCCATAGCCTTGACAACTCGGGCATAGGCGAGGTTGTCGACGATAATCTTGGCCATTTCGGGGAAGTGCCATCCGTACCATTCCTACGCTTCATTAGCAGGATGTTCCGTCAAGCGATGAACTCGATGCTCACCTTGGTCCTCATGGAGTAGATGTTGATCTCTTTGTCAAGGTCGTCTAAAAGGGCAATAGCTTGGATGACCATGGTGTCGACCTTGTCGGTGGAGAACTTGAGCTTGAATCGAGAAAGGGAGTGACCAAGACCGAGAGACATGGTGTTGAGATCCTTCTGGTCAACGCCACCAAGCAGAGAAGCCAGTTGTTGTCGAATACCTCGGTACAAGTCTTGGGTGGAGGAGTCGGAGAGCACAGGAATAGAAAGAGTAGATTTGATGGTAGAGGCTGATCACAGAGAAGTGTCAGATCATTGACGGATGCAGCACAGTTTAGTttgcactcaccaagttTTGGGTCTGAAACGACGAGCATCTCCtcaagcttcttcttcttcttcttcttttctccaTCCGCTTCTCCAGCACCTCCAACAGCATCAACCAAGAATTTCGACAAAGAATCGGTCAATCGACCATCTTGAATGGCAGTGAGGTCTTCAACGGCGGAAGCGGTGGAAGTGAATCTCTGGATAGCTTGCACCTTAAGCCTAAGGAAAGAGCGACAGCAGCGTTAGCGACGAAACAACCCTACAGTCATATGACTATGACATACGCCTTGTTGGCACCCTCAGGTGTTTCAAATTCCTTCCAAAGGTCTTTTGAGTCGATCTTGGCATCACTGCTGAGCTTGAAGACGACGAAACCGACAGCGGTCTCGGTAAGGACAAGCAtggcggagaaggatgaagtaGCAGGCTAAAGTTTTGTAGTTTGGTGATCCGCTATGTCGGACGAGGTTGTAAGTCGTGCCGAGATCTGTCGTTCTACGGCTGTGTTGTTGAAAGCTATGCCTCTGACCCTTGTCGATGGTTGTGCAGAGTTGGATAATGTGTgatgcagcagcagcagtaaTGGTCGTCGTTTGTAAAGTTGCAGCTTTGGACAAGACTGAAATTCGGCTAGGTTTTACATTATCACAAATAATTCCAGGTTCAGGTTTTCTCTTTACCAATGATAAAATCCACGtcatacacacacacatatatCCCTTGAGCACGGAGATGAGATCACTCTCCTTGCCACGCGACTGACATGCATCATATATACAAGAGACCACCTCCGCTTTCCAAGCGTCCGAGAGATCATGCATCATCCAGTGTAATCAGAAGCGTAGATCACATACGACACGCAAGTGGACGAGGACATACAcgacacacacacacacgtaGACATATCTGAGCGCTCAGCAGCTGTGTCTTATTATCCCCACCGATCTGACGAGAAACGGCTTTTCTCTTTCGACAACAACCGTTATCTGCGAAGCTTGGGCATATGGCGGTGACCTTTGATCAGACGTCAACCTCACTAGGTCATCGTTCAATTTTAGGTGCAGTACCAAAGTACATTGAAGCGGTTGCTCATAAACGAACAATCAAGGCTAGGCGTAAGCTACTTCTTCGAAACCGCTTCAGACATTCACGAGCTATTAGGctcactttctcctcgtccacagGCGGCAAACACCCTTTGACTGATCCCAAAGTCAACACTCGTCCCTCGTACGGCAGTCAAGCCACAGCAGAGTCCGGGGCGTTCTCTTACGACGACGAGTActacgaggaagaggattacgatatcgaggaggagattgcaaagctcgaagaagaCCTGAACGACTGTAAGTTTCGCGAGTAGCTGGATGGAAACGACGATATACTGCGAAATGAACAGAGCTGACTCTGAGACATagcggaagacgaggaagacttTGAGGTGGCAATGGCGGAAACATGGCCCGCAGCGGTGCCGAATAGATTAGGAGAAGCCTACCAGAAGGGAGGTGAATCGAGGAAGCTAGACGACGTAAGTCTGGTATGTGCTATGCCTGACAGGATCGCCGCTGATAGCAAACGTCACTGCACTGCTCTCTACTCTTTCATCACTTCGACCCGGtgctccctcttctcctctacAGCCGGACGATCCTCGTCTATCATGTCTCGGACTTCCCCTGTCGCTCCCCTACGAGGTGGAGACGCTCGCCGAAATGGACGATAAGCTAGACCTCATATGTTGTCGGATGGTAGAGTGCGTCAAGGCAAGGGAGTTTGGCATGGGCTTCCGGGTGTGGGACTCTGCATTGTCTATGTGAGCTGAGCTTGACTCATCAGTCTTAGGACAAAACGCTGACGGGATATGCAGCTGGATAAGTATGGGCTACCCAATGAAGAGGGAAATCAAGATCAGGTTGATATTCCTGTACTATGAACTACTATGTGAGTATCAGCCCATTCCCTGCTTGGATCGTTTCGATTGGTAGCTCACTCTGTATTGCAGTTGTACCTGGACTTTCTGCTTCATTCATCGAAGATGCTGGCAATCAGTTCATCAATCTTATCGGGTAGGTCCAGAGCAGATTGCTATAAACCAGTGGTATGCTGACATGTATACGTagcgatcgatcgatcaacaTCTACGATTTCAGAATCCCGTGGCGACCCCTCTACGATGCTCTTTATTACGAACTCTTCCCACATCCCAACAAGCTCGCTCGACACTCTGTCAACCTCGCTCCTCTTTTCCTCAATGTCGCTGAATCTGCTCAACGATTTTTCCACCCCGGAGATGTCGATGAAATGTTAGAAGCTATCGTTCCGAAACTTGAACCCTCTATGGACTCGATTCTTGCCACCCAGGCTTTCTTGGttcacttcctccccatcaccCATTGTCAGAAGTGGTTACCGTTGAGTGAGTTAGTCGGTCTGGACATATGAGAGGTGAACTAATCCGGCGCAGTATTCCGGCTG
This window encodes:
- a CDS encoding peptidyl-prolyl cis-trans isomerase D — encoded protein: MPNTVTYFDITIGDAPAGRLTFELFDDVVPKTTENFKHLCLGDKTNAAGRQLAYAGSSFHRCIKGFMLQGGDFTRGDGTGGESIYGEKFEDEAFTLKHEKPMLLSMANAGPNTNGSQFFITTVPTPHLDGKHVVFGRVRSNRGLVRHIESIPTSSDKPNEEVKISAAGVLSEEEIAKEDEERKKAQESAAGEDIWEDYPQDEEGVDAEKADEALGVATKLKDVGTKEFKAGQFAIALDKYQKALRYLDVHPVLPDDAPAEQVEAFRSTRLPLLTNAALAALKISPPAAALAISLTTRALTLPNLTPAEKGKALYRRALAEIQKKDDEEAEKDLKAALEAVPGDAGVIKALKEVEAKRKERKEKERKAFAKMFG
- a CDS encoding nucleolar protein 58, with amino-acid sequence MLVLTETAVGFVVFKLSSDAKIDSKDLWKEFETPEGANKALKVQAIQRFTSTASAVEDLTAIQDGRLTDSLSKFLVDAVGGAGEADGEKKKKKKKLEEMLVVSDPKLASTIKSTLSIPVLSDSSTQDLYRGIRQQLASLLGGVDQKDLNTMSLGLGHSLSRFKLKFSTDKVDTMVIQAIALLDDLDKEINIYSMRTKEWYGWHFPEMAKIIVDNLAYARVVKAMGFRTNAVNTSFELILPEDLEATIKAAAELSMGTEISDSDMAHIHSLCDQVISITEYRTQLSEYLRNRMQAIAPNLTALVGELVGARLISHAGSLMNLAKHPASTVQILGAEKALFRALKTKHDTPKYGLIYHASLIGQAPQKLKGKMARMVATKAALSIRVDALSDADSRSDAAAAEVGITNRVKLESRLRALEHQAGIQSVRKVTSGVNGRQQPRFEMSGATGSYNSATDALPLDSVNGMLPTQPPAAVKQAVEAVLEVKEEKRAEKAQEGKEDKKDKKKKRKSEVADVTMEVDGDESMVAGETKEERRARKEAKKAAKAAKKAAEDGEGEKKSKKRRADDDEPETNGAVAPADGEKKKKKKKRESEA